A single region of the Betta splendens chromosome 12, fBetSpl5.4, whole genome shotgun sequence genome encodes:
- the zgc:56235 gene encoding voltage-dependent anion-selective channel protein 2-like isoform X2, whose protein sequence is MEFNTSGSSNTDTGKASGNLETKYKLKELGLSVNQKWNTDNTLATEVTVEDQLAQGLKVGLDTSFVPNTGKKSGKLKTGYKRDYVNLNCDVDFEGPIIHAAAVLGYEGWLAGYQMAFDTAKSKLAQNNFALGYRAGDFQLHTNVNDGTEFGGSIYQKVNDDLETAVTLAWTAGSNNTRFGIAAKYKLDKDASLSAKVNNASLIGVGYTQSLRSGVKVTLSALIDGKNFNAGGHKVGMGFELEA, encoded by the exons ATG GAGTTCAACACATCTGGCTCcagtaacacagacacaggaaagGCCTCAGGGAACCTGGAGACCAAATACAAGTTGAAGGAGCTTGGCCTGAGCGTCAACCAGAAGTGGAACACCGACAACACGCTAGCTACTGAAGTGACCGTGGAGGACCAG CTGGCTCAAGGCCTGAAGGTGGGACTGGACACGTCTTTTGTACCAAACACAGG TAAGAAGAGCGGAAAGCTGAAGACGGGTTACAAGCGCGACTACGTCAACCTGAACTGTGATGTGGACTTTGAGGGTCCCATCATCCACGCTGCTGCCGTGTTGGGCTACGAGGGCTGGCTGGCCGGCTACCAGATGGCCTTCGACACAGCCAAGTCCAAACTGGCCCAAAACAACTTTGCCCTCGGATACAGGGCTGGAGATTTTCAGCTTCACACTAACGT GAACGACGGGACCGAGTTCGGAGGCTCCATCTACCAGAAGGTGAATGATGATCTGGAGACAGCGGTCACTCTGGCCTGGACTGCTGGCAGTAACAACACTCGCTTTGGCATCGCTGCCAAGTACAAGCTGGACAAAGACGCCTCCCTGTCT GCCAAAGTTAACAATGCCAGTCTGATAGGAGTTGGCTACACCCAGAGCCTCCGATCAG GTGTGAAGGTGACCCTCTCAGCCCTGATCGACGGGAAGAACTTCAACGCAGGCGGACACAAGGTTGGCATGGGCTTTGAGCTGGAGGCATAG
- the slc25a1b gene encoding tricarboxylate transport protein B, mitochondrial → MSGPPRFVSPFHGPRCLAAAAAPAGKAKLTHPGKAILAGGIAGGIEICITFPTEYVKTQLQLDEKANPPKYRGIGDCVKQTVNSHGVKGLYRGLSSLLYGSIPKAAVRFGMFEFLSNKMRDETGKLDSKRGFLCGLGAGVAEAVVVVCPMETVKVKFIHDQTSANPKYRGFFHGVREIVRTEGLKGTYQGLTATVLKQGSNQAIRFYVMTSLRNWYKGDDPNKAINPMITGLFGAVAGAASVFGNTPLDVIKTRMQGLEAHKYKSTMDCAIKIMKHEGPKAFYKGTVPRLGRVCMDVAIVFVIYEEVVKVLNMVWKTD, encoded by the exons ATGTCCGGACCGCCTAGATTTGTGAGCCCGTTCCACGGACCCCGGTGTCTGGCTGCGGCCGCGGCTCCGGCGGGGAAAGCCAAGCTGACGCACCCGGGCAAGGCGATCCTGGCAG GTGGAATAGCCGGAGGCATCGAGATCTGCATCACCTTCCCCACGGAGTACGTGAagacgcagctgcagctggacgaGAAGGCCAATCCTCCCAAATACAGAGGAATCG GCGACTGTGTGAAGCAGACGGTGAACAGTCATGGGGTGAAGGGTCTTTACAGGGGCCTGAGCTCTCTGCTCTACGGCTCCATACCTAAAGCGGCCGTCAG GTTCGGGATGTTTGAGTTCCTCAGTAATAAGATGCGTGACGAGACGGGCAAACTGGACAGCAAGCGAGGGTTCCTCTGTGGCCTCGGGGCTGGAGTCGCTGAAGCTGTGGTGGTCGTCTGCCCGATGGAGACGGTCAAG GTCAAATTCATCCATGATCAGACATCAGCAAATCCGAAGTACAGGGGATTTTTCCATGGGGTGAGGGAGATTGTTAGAACTGAAG GACTGAAGGGGACTTACCAGGGTCTAACTGCCACCGTTCTGAAACAAGGCTCCAACCAGGCCATTCGCTTCTACGTCATGACTTCACTGAGGAACTGGTACAAAG GAGATGACCCCAACAAGGCCATCAACCCGATGATAACTGGTCTGTTTGGAGCTGTCGCTGGAGCCGCTAGTGTGTTTGGAAACACTCCCCTGGATGTCATCAAGACCAGAATGCAG GGTCTTGAAGCCCACAAGTACAAAAGCACAATGGACTGCGCCATTAAGATCATGAAGCACGAGGGACCAAAGGC GTTCTACAAAGGTACTGTGCCTCGGCTGGGTCGCGTCTGCATGGATGTGGCCATAGTCTTCGTTATTTATGAGGAAGTCGTGAAGGTCCTGAACATGGTCTGGAAGACGGACTGA
- the brap gene encoding BRCA1-associated protein → MSVSLVVIRLELADQSPYPRGFWYSAVSDMSEEELQEKALGLAKHTLSGKSDLERTAVLHQHIGSRAMGDMVIETFEPSPDKGGGAEPGGSRAEAEGIEGVQESGEATGAAPDSPSKQLPEQISFFSGNPSVEIVHGIMHLYKTNKMTSLTEDVRRSAMVCILTVPATMTSHDLMKLMAPFNDVMEHMKIIRDSTPNQYMVLIKFCTQADADSFYTACNGRQFNSIEEAVCQLIYVERAEVIKSEEGASLPVMELTELPKCTVCLERMDESVNGILTTLCNHSFHSQCLQRWEDASCPVCRYCQTPEPVEENKCFECGVQENLWICLICGHIGCGRYVSRHAYKHFEETQHTYAMQLTNHRVWDYAGDNYVHRLVASKTDGKMVQYECEGDTCQAEKIDALQLEYSYLLTSQLESQRIYWENKIVHLEKETAEEINNMKAKFKETLERCDNLEQRLGDITKDKQSMEKKCTQLNGRVLKLSQELKEEQEMNRCLRANQTELQSQLAEEERRGKESNDRKDVAIAELQEQLRDVMFYLETQQQIENLPPEARSEIQEGQINIAATSSDSAAGDGPSGRGRRGRGRKRK, encoded by the exons ATGAGCGTGTCTCTGGTCGTTATCCGCTTGGAATTGGCCGATCAGTCTCCTTATCCTCGGGGCTTCTGGTACTCTGCTG TTTCAGACATGTCAGAGGAGGAACTGCAGGAGAAAGCTCTGGGTTtggccaaacacacactgagcggaaagagcgacttggaaaGAACAGCTGTGCTGCACCAACACATCGGCAGCAGAGCCATGGGGGACATGGTGATAGAAACGTTCGAACCCAGCCCAG ATAAAGGAGGAGGCGCAGAACCTGGTGGATccagggctgaagcagaggGCATCGAGGGAGTTCAGGAAAGCGGCGAGGCTACGGGCGCTGCTCCCGACTCCCCGTCCAAACAGCTGCCAGAGCAGATCTCCTTCTTCAGTGGGAACCCCTCAGTGGAGATCGTTCACGGTATCATGCACCTCTACAAAACCAA TAAAATGACCTCACTGACTGAGGACGTGCGGCGCAGCGCTATGGTGTGTATCCTGACTGTGCCAGCGACCATGACCAGCCATGACCTCATGAAGCTGATGGCTCCCTTTAATGACGTCATGGAGCATATGAAGATCATACGAGACTCGACTCCTAACCAGTACATGGTTCTGATTAAGTTCTGTACACAG GCAGACGCAGACAGTTTTTACACGGCGTGTAATGGCCGCCAATTCAACTCTATAGAAGAAGCAGTTTGTCAGCTGATCTACGTGGAGAGGGCGGAGGTTATAAAGTCTGAAGAG GGTGCCAGTCTGCCGGTGATGGAGCTGACCGAGCTGCCGAAGTGCACCGTGTGCCTGGAGAGGATGGATGAGTCGGTCAACGGCATCCTCACCACGCTCTGCAACCACAGCTTTCACAGCCAGTGTCTCCAGCGGTGGGAAGATGCCTC GTGCCCTGTCTGTAGGTACTGCCAAACTCCAGAACCAGTTGAGGAGAACAAATGCTTTGAGTGCGGAGTCCAGGAG AACCTGTGGATCTGTCTGATCTGCGGCCATATTGGCTGTGGCCGCTACGTTAGCCGGCATGCCTACAAGCACTTTGAGGAAACTCAGCATACGTACGCTATGCAGCTCACCAACCACCGCGTCTGGGACTACGCAGGAG ATAACTACGTGCATCGGCTCGTAGCCAGTAAGACTGATGGGAAGATGGTGCAGTATGAATGTGAGGGAGACACGTGTCAAGCTGAGAAAATAGATGCGCTTCAACTTGAA TACTCGTACCTGCTGACGAGCCAGCTGGAGTCGCAGAGGATTTACTGGGAGAACAAGATAGTTCATCTGGAGAAGGAGACAGCTGAGGAG ATTAACAACATGAAGGCGAAGTTTAAGGAAACTCTGGAGCGCTGCGATAACCTGGAGCAGCGGCTGGGAGATATAACCAAAGACAAGCAAAGCATGGAGAAAAA GTGCACCCAGCTGAACGGCCGAGTGCTGAAGCTGAGCcaagagctgaaggaggagcaggagatgaaCCGGTgcctgagagccaaccagacagagctgcagtccCAGCTGGCCGAGGAGGAGCgcagaggaaaagagagca ACGACCGCAAAGACGTGGCGATAGCggagcttcaggagcagctgagggacgTGATGTTTTACCtggagacgcagcagcagaTTGAGAACCTGCCTCCAGAGGCGCGCAGTGAAATCCAGGAGGGACAGATCAACATCGCAGCCACCTCCTCAGACAGCGCTGCAGGAGACGGCCCCTCGGGCCGCGGCAGGAGGGGCCGcggcaggaagaggaagtag
- the zgc:56235 gene encoding voltage-dependent anion-selective channel protein 2-like isoform X1, protein MAVPPSYADLGKAAKDIFSKGYGFGVVKLDLKTKSQSGVEFNTSGSSNTDTGKASGNLETKYKLKELGLSVNQKWNTDNTLATEVTVEDQLAQGLKVGLDTSFVPNTGKKSGKLKTGYKRDYVNLNCDVDFEGPIIHAAAVLGYEGWLAGYQMAFDTAKSKLAQNNFALGYRAGDFQLHTNVNDGTEFGGSIYQKVNDDLETAVTLAWTAGSNNTRFGIAAKYKLDKDASLSAKVNNASLIGVGYTQSLRSGVKVTLSALIDGKNFNAGGHKVGMGFELEA, encoded by the exons ATGGCCGTCCCTCCTTCATATGCAGACCTGGGCAAAGCTGCTAAGGACATCTTCAGCAAGGGCTATG GCTTTGGCGTGGTGAAGCTGGACCTAAAGACCAAGTCTCAGAGTGGAGTG GAGTTCAACACATCTGGCTCcagtaacacagacacaggaaagGCCTCAGGGAACCTGGAGACCAAATACAAGTTGAAGGAGCTTGGCCTGAGCGTCAACCAGAAGTGGAACACCGACAACACGCTAGCTACTGAAGTGACCGTGGAGGACCAG CTGGCTCAAGGCCTGAAGGTGGGACTGGACACGTCTTTTGTACCAAACACAGG TAAGAAGAGCGGAAAGCTGAAGACGGGTTACAAGCGCGACTACGTCAACCTGAACTGTGATGTGGACTTTGAGGGTCCCATCATCCACGCTGCTGCCGTGTTGGGCTACGAGGGCTGGCTGGCCGGCTACCAGATGGCCTTCGACACAGCCAAGTCCAAACTGGCCCAAAACAACTTTGCCCTCGGATACAGGGCTGGAGATTTTCAGCTTCACACTAACGT GAACGACGGGACCGAGTTCGGAGGCTCCATCTACCAGAAGGTGAATGATGATCTGGAGACAGCGGTCACTCTGGCCTGGACTGCTGGCAGTAACAACACTCGCTTTGGCATCGCTGCCAAGTACAAGCTGGACAAAGACGCCTCCCTGTCT GCCAAAGTTAACAATGCCAGTCTGATAGGAGTTGGCTACACCCAGAGCCTCCGATCAG GTGTGAAGGTGACCCTCTCAGCCCTGATCGACGGGAAGAACTTCAACGCAGGCGGACACAAGGTTGGCATGGGCTTTGAGCTGGAGGCATAG
- the tor4aa gene encoding torsin-4A → MSDQDSSASASQTEGDLEVDEDGEKDARRRGSPTPSLSALSSSLRAVIRIKHKYQAIKRRRQELGLGPGTAGLLPGAPARTSPKIFTFDGFTPSAFPALTSSAVAPKKKKRRRKRVLFPNGVGRRAPPKQEQSRAKYCLYLLCAIVFLQVYNAIENLDDHVLRYDLEGLEKTLRREVLGQQGAVEALLYLLRDYLSTYVHNKPLVVSLHGPSGVGKSHLGRLLAGHFRSVVGETLVLQYYVLHHCPQEADAQQCARNLSSTISEMVERAEDEEKIPLFVFDEAEHMHGEILDMLWQLVASKQSNEYLNAVYLFLSNLGHAHITKHMLHNSSSVAMGMTASSRQSGLVKELVPVLRSIVEKLHPLWTEADVLPLGLLEKRHVMDCFLDEMTREGFYPDHSHIERLAGEIEYYHTVGGHEYSQTGCKQVVAKVNML, encoded by the exons atgaGCGACCAAGACAGCAGCGCCTCGGCCTCTCAGACGGAGGGAGACTTGGAGGTGGACGAGGACGGGGAGAAGGATGCGAGGCGGCGGGGCAGCCCCACCCCCAGCCTGTCTGCCCTGTCCTCCTCGCTCCGCGCCGTCATACGCATCAAGCACAAGTACCAGGCCATCAAGCGCCGGCGCCAGGAGCTGGGCCTGGGGCCGGGGACCGCGGGTCTCCTCCCGGGAGCCCCCGCGCGGACCAGCCCCAAAATCTTCACCTTCGACGGCTTCACGCCCTCCGCCTTCCCCGCCCTGACCTCGTCCGCCGTCGCccccaagaagaagaagcgcaGGAGGAAGCGGGTGCTGTTCCCCAACGGCGTGGGCCGCAGGGCGCCGCCGAAGCAGGAGCAGAGCCGGGCCAAGTACTGCCTCTACCTGCTGTGCGCCATCGTCTTCCTGCAG GTGTACAATGCTATCGAGAACCTGGACGACCACGTTCTGAGGTACGACCTGGAGGGGCTGGAGAAGACACTAAGGAGGGAGGTGCTGGGGCAGCAGGGGGCCGTGGAGGCCttactctacctgctgagggaCTATCTGTCCACTTACGTCCACAACAAGCCCCTGGTGGTGTCTCTCCACGGCCCCAGCGGCGTGGGCAAGAGCCACCTGGGTCGCCTCCTGGCCGGACACTTCCGCTCGGTGGTGGGGGAGACGCTGGTGCTGCAGTACTACGTCCTCCACCACTGCCCCCAGGAGGCCGACGCCCAGCAGTGCGCCCGCAACCTCTCCAGCACCATCTCGGAGATGGTGGAACGGGCCGAGGACGAGGAGAAGATCCCCCTCTTCGTCTTCGACGAGGCCGAGCACATGCACGGCGAGATCTTGGACATGCTGTGGCAGCTGGTGGCCTCCAAGCAGTCCAACGAGTACCTGAACGCTGTCTACCTGTTCCTGAGCAACCTGGGCCACGCGCACATCACTAAACACATGCTCCACAACTCCTCGAGCGTCGCCATGGGGATGACGGCTTCTAGTCGCCAGAGTGGCCTTGTGAAGGAGCTGGTGCCGGTTTTACGCAGCATCGTGGAGAAGCTCCACCCACTGTGGACGGAGGCGGACGTTTTGCCCCTGGGGCTGCTGGAGAAACGCCACGTCATGGACTGTTTCCTGGACGAAATGACTCGAGAGGGGTTCTACCCGGATCATAGCCACATAGAGCGCCTTGCAGGGGAGATCGAGTATTACCACACAGTCGGGGGCCACGAATATTCCCAGACGGGCTGCAAGCAAGTGGTGGCTAAGGTCAACATGCTGTGA